The Malus domestica chromosome 17, GDT2T_hap1 genome contains the following window.
tttcttaCTCAGTTATAACTTATAAGCATGAAACAATAAGTATGGATTGTTCTAAAAGGACTAAAAGTGTTTCTGACAACTAAAAACGATTCTGCCAATGTTTgcagaaaaaattaaaagtgcTTATACATCAGAAAACTCTCTTTAGTTCTAGGTGGTGCCTCTGAAGCACTTggatttaaaaaagaaaatatttcgACTTTTCTTATGATAAAAGTGCTTCTATAAAAGGTGTGAACTACCTTTTGTTTCACACCTTTTTCCAATTACGAAATACAATTGTTAGTTCTAAAAAACGCTGCTGTTGCCATTTATTACTATGATttagtattatttctcttcACTGGTAAGTGAGGGGTCTTAAATTCGATTTTCGTCAAAggtaaatttgaatcacattattgctagcccattgtgaggcctAGCCAATTCCTCcacctccttagtgtagataatatcgttttgttttttttttttttaaaaggacgCTGCTGTTACAGTGGAACTTACGTTTCTGTTTTTTGGATGATATAGAAGCTCGGAGTGGTGGTGAAGCCATTTGAGAAACCGAGGCTGGTATTGAAgtttatttggatggaaaagaACATCGGCATTGCGCTGGACCAGATGATACCTGGCCACGGCTCCATCCCTCTCAGCCCCTATTACTTCTGGCCGAGGAAAGATGCGTGGGAGGAGCTCAAGGTCTTGCTCGAAAGCAAGCCCTGGATATCTCAGAAACAGATGATTATTCTTCTCAATCAGGCTACCGATATCATCAATTTGTGGCAGCAGAGCGGCGGCAACCTGGCGTAAGCTTTTATgtagaaaattgagttttaagCTGCCGTGTTCGTGTGTTATAGTTAGCAATGCTCTTTTATAACATATTTTGGTTATTTGTGAACCACATTTGTTagattttctcttttctcttcagATGATATCGACTGTATCTTCCGAGTTCCAATCACATTTCGTTGTTCCGATCACATTTGTTTCGCTCAAACTTTGTTTCGCGTTTGCAATTGAATCGTGTAGTTCAATATGTTGGTATGCATTCGTCGATGCCAATCTTATGCAAGAGATTTCTCCTCGCAATGTGCATTTCGTGTTCAGCCCCATCGACTGTCTTGATCTCTTGATCAATCGACTTTAAAGTTGCACAAACTACATGTCTTCGATAGCAGCTCTCACAGCAAGCAACTGCTGCAAAAGCGTCTTCAGAATACAGAACTTGAATACGAATCACGAAAATCATACGGGGTTAGGTACGAATACATAAAACCGAAATCATCCACTTTTTTCAAGAGAAGAATTCTGTATATAATATGGTAACCAATATTTAGAAACAGAGAACTTATGCCATCCAAGACATAAAAAGGGGATCGACACCGTCTACTTGGAGATACAAGACAAATAGCTGGAATAAGAGTATAAGAAACCCTATTGAACTTAAACCCACATGGCAAAGTGTTTAGACACAGAAAAGATAGACCAAAGAAAACCCAATTGCCACCATCATTCCTCAAACTCGTGCATGTGATCAAGAAGATAGTTGGCGGCCAGCTCCTCGTTCTTGTTGCATGCAAAGTATACCTCCAGTACTAGCGCCCGATCGAAACCCATAGCTTCAAGCTGCAAGCAAAAGTTTCGAACTGTAAATCCTGACCTAAACAATGATATTTCACACATACCAAGTGGAAAAaatgcacttgtcacatgcataGAGAAATACTACTTACGCGTTCAATGGCCTCTCGCTCTTCAGGGGTGACGGTCACAGCCTGTGGCACTGCTGCACCCAACTGCTCCAATAGGTTCCTGAAACATAGAGTTCAATAACTTTGAACCGTGTGTATTCAATTATCAACAAAGAAATGGGCAAGTAGAGCAGATTTTCTAACCCTTCACCCCCTTCAACGGGTTCATTAATCAAGCGTAAGAAGTCAGCTTGATGAGCTTGAATGAGCTGCATTAGATGTGGATTTTGTTTCCCCAACTCTTGAAGCATAGGCTGCAACAAGGTAAACCGCCGTGAGTCCTCAAATTATAATTAGAATGACAGTCTCGGCCAAACTGAGAAAATTAAAGgagaacaaaataaaatcagCAAATAAATAATACCTGCAGAATTTGAGGGTTTGCTTGTACCATAGCTCGCAAGGCTTGGAACTGAAATGGTGAATTGGAAACTCAGATACCACTCTCAAccacgcaaaaaaaaaaaagcaaaaagcaaacTCACAAATACAAAGATGCATATATACATgctgtgctaggatagcaccaagcTTTATGGGACCAACTAAAGTTAACccaggaaatatatcaaattgaatgtaagaacaaaatattaaagacaccaagattttaacgaggtttcttaacagtcagtgtaactggagtgcgtcctcggagcagtaagAGCTCACCCAAtgatccactatcaaccaaatgggagtttacaaagtgttggcaagctcACAACCCAAAGCCCCAATACAACTAATAgttctcacacaccaaagaaacaaatagagagaaatataatgaataatttcttctctatacaaagctcaaagctattacaacaaatAACACTTTGACGGAGTGAGAACTAAACAATGAGAGAGcacactttcttcttctctcgaAAATGGAGCTACTGAAAAAATCAATATGTGCTCTCTATTTTTCTGCTATTATATGGCTGCCTTGCTCTCTTAAAGATAGGCTACTAAAACAAATGGTGCTCACACCTCTCTCACTCATTCGGCTGCCAACTTCATCATCCATAAAGTAGCAAAATACAAAACCAATAATAAGGCTACTTGCTAGCCTTTATCCTTTTTtccacaaacatcatcatgaccctttttatcttttcaacaaacataatgaTGTTGTCTAccttcttttgtttattttatttaatcgaaagttattttgtcatttggccataattcaacaatctccaccttggccaaattCTGAAAGCACCATGGcgagccaaccaacacaatcaaCACAAAGAttactcccaaacactagcaagagaacaactcatgccgagccaaatgctccaaaactcctactgctcaacgccttctttatataggcaaaatgtgagccaagttcaaacaatgaacaaacttggctacaccaataaccctagtcaacatatcagcggggttgtttTTAGTTGTAATCTTCTGGAGAATAATCTCTCTTTCACCAACAACTTCACGCACAAAGTGATAATGCACATCTATGTgtttggtcctcgcatgatgaacctgatacttagccaaataaatggcaatctgactatcacaatgtacctctaCGTACTTCTGATCAatccccaaatctctaatcagcccatgtatccaaatggccttcTTTagagcttcagcaactgccatatattcagcctctatagtagacaaggcaacagacgactgcaaaatggagcTCCAACAAATTGGCcatttagccatagtaaacacatagcctgtagtaaactttcttccatccagatcacctgcataatctgaatcaacataatcAACTggaaaatgaccaataccagagtcatctctctcaaagcataaaccaacatctcgagtaccatggagatacctcaatatccacttagctgcttaccaatgctctttacctggattatgtatatatcgactcaccatgccaactgcatgagcaatatccggtctagagcataccattgcatacatcaaactaccaaccaaatttgcatatggtatatttttcatttgcaacttctctttatcagttttaggacattgtagagaactcaatttaaaatgagaagCCAAAGGGGTaataaccggtttggttgaatcatgaacttcaaacttccgaatcaacttctcaaggtattgtctttgattcaaactgaccaaacccttctctctatctctagtgatctccatgccaaggatcttcttcgcttcaccaagatcatTCATcgcaaactcattcttcatttgcttcttcaatttctcaatctcttcgacattctttgaggcaatcaacatatcatcaacatatatcaacaaataaatgaaagacccatcttgcaactttttgaagtacacacaatgatcatattgacttctagaataattttggcctctcataaatttatcgaacctcaaataccattgccttagAGATtacttcaagccataaagtgatttcttcaatttgcaaaacaaattctccttccctttcactgtATACCCAttcggttgacacatatagatctcttcattcaaatcactaTGTAGGAAAGCcatcttcacatcaagttgcacaagctcaagatcatactgtgcaacaaaagctaacataatgcgaattgaggagtgTTTCACAACTGGAGAAAAGATTTtgttgtagtcaatgccctcattttgtgcataccctttagcaactaatctttctttgaatctcacattgcttttctcatcaacactttccttcttggcatacacccgtttacaaccgatagctttcttgcacttaggcaatttagctaactcccaagtcttgttcttcaagagagaattcatctcatcacccatgacATTGCACCACTTCTCATTCTCTtcactctcaatggcttcctcgaaattggatggaatatcatcaatgataataggaagagcaaaagcaacatagtcactataccgaaCTGGCTTGGTAATATTTCTCTTTCCTTTGTTcctggcaatagactcttgaggtgaaatttgctcttcaacttgaatagaatcttcaagttcaacttcttcaacatccttatggtctccaacttcttcacttgtagtggcttcgacattagtggaaataggatttgaagtaccagaggcaactttctcaagctccacctgttggacatctttcacattcttctcagagtctttgtacatactttcttcatcaaatgtcacatctctgctgattacaagtttcttcatctataggcaccacaacctgtaacctttgacaacactactaaaaccaagaaagatagcctttttggctctaggatcaagtttattttcaattacatgaaaataagcaggcaAACCAAAAATATGAATATAATCATAATCAGTAGAAGGTTTCtcagtccatacctccattggtatcttaccctgaatagcagctgagggtaaccggttgataatgtgacatgcataagtaactgcctctgcccaaaaCGACCTGCtcaaacccgactgagacaacatgcATCTAACCTtttcaagcaaggttcgattcaatctttctgcaactccatttttttGTGGAGTTCCTCGGACactaaaatgtctcacaatcccttcctctttgcaaactttaaagaaaaggtcggatgtgtattcaccaccattatccgatctcaaaatcttaatctttctcccagtctggttctcaaccattttcttccaactcaaGAAAATGCTCAATACCTCACTCTTTTGCTTtatagtgtagacccaagaccttcttgaataatcatcaacaaagtcatgaaccaatgtctaccactcaaagagagagtctttgtaggaccccaaacattcgaatgcacataatcaagaatgcccttcgtctgatgtactgcagtaccaaacttcactctagtttgctttccCAAGACACAAAGCTCGCAGAAATCAAgtttacaagtcgtggcaccttttagaagaccttttttcacaagctcttgtagagctttctcaccagCATgacctaatctcatatgccataGTTTAGTAGTATATGAATCAGATGTGTCTATATTTTCTGAGACTACAAACGCTTCACCTGTCACGGTGCTTTCTTGCAATAGATACAAATGACCACAtcgaggagctttcatcacaacaagtgcaccataagtaactttcaatgtctgccCATCTAAATGAAACATGAAGCCCTTAGATTCtaaagtacccaaagaaataagattttgcttcaaattcggtacataccgaacacctgtcaactctttaaccatgtcatcatgcaacttcaaacgaactgtaccaatcccttttatTGTACAatgattgtcatctcccatgaacacaacaccatcatcaaactctttcaagtttgaaaaccaatccttgtgaggagtcatatgatgagtacaacccgtatccaataTCCACTTAGTAGCataatcaaatgatgaggaagtggttaaagcaaaattaaaaaaaatctgtttcaacctcaacAACATTgacttcagaactttcttttcctttggtcttcaacttaggacaatctttcttctaatgacccttattatgacaaaatgcacattcatccctttccaaggtttttctacctttagagtttcctctaggtcgagagtgtgattttttcctactagaagaGGATCTCCTCTCCGATAagctacctctaacaaataaagcttcaaatGTAccatcatgatttttatctgtatgcctcatttcataattcatcaaggcatttgacacatcttcaaatttcataatttctttaccatgcataatagtggtaacaaaatgctcataag
Protein-coding sequences here:
- the LOC114822592 gene encoding small ribosomal subunit protein cS23z-like; protein product: MLSVGMGIECQANLNAAVLRLKLPQQNLLYVKSVNQRALNLKQKTSSFSVSHSMLELRLGHTRAARSVRLSAAAESLVAEETATADTAPEKDKLGVVVKPFEKPRLVLKFIWMEKNIGIALDQMIPGHGSIPLSPYYFWPRKDAWEELKVLLESKPWISQKQMIILLNQATDIINLWQQSGGNLA